One genomic segment of Epinephelus fuscoguttatus linkage group LG19, E.fuscoguttatus.final_Chr_v1 includes these proteins:
- the LOC125879887 gene encoding interferon-induced very large GTPase 1-like isoform X16 gives MEEDNDNTGAGGGWGSKIKPVPPANKKVEEMENVAEIKVKQSVKSSEEINRKKQYQRETETLLGRLHLHDTHQKKLSPADFLKVGPPVKQDHGTSEKELAHTFLQRLMMLDYRARYIPVRQDRDEVTHSKPVLEWNTGDTDDDDLDALFSTTVDFDQSRQTHVHPMDVQMAVYHCSDSFFKQNMITKLSQCQYALPLLVPDPVTMDIECPLWTFRQIRKTWRVTEIKDNSNTVTMKSMPICKAETPMVSFLRLGSLSLSKSQLINTLINERHSTFFHRNCPGSTKSRHLMDGVAEIAWYCPAGKPNDAFIDCIAFCNLHGDAQLIAKQRDILTGKSSVNVILVPTLGKGDKSTTVISALYKSPKPLIILIADNDGGAVQMKEGKYKMGLRDRSQSDVSEELTKIIGRILSGPHASFRLETMAEVSGISVDEDDKVCQKGKSAAMKTVNLLQGMDVSKIKDTFLPCQGQLWHTWCRINKELYHLKGHIEKEKCKKQKELMRIRQDQCTAPCSKPMKLFTETLSSLPSTEREYFLRWTQILIDALSTDDLSLILQSYDEKWSEVLALKKKHDKSDLLKRKQTELEHISTKLQSATFGLEHIFREMGQIYEAHASLQKQTTRGQTDWSKYPELAAELMISGHPMELMDGDAGHVPLMWISSLLDEVIKKLGDKRVFVLSVLGVQSSGKSTMLNAMFGLQFAVSAGRCTKGAFMQLVKVSDEIKKDFHFDYILVVDTEGLRALELEGNATLHHDNELATFVVGLGNMTLINIFGENPSEMQDVLQIVVQAFMRMKKVQLTPSCVFVHQNVTDITAAEKNMHGKRQLQEKLDKMAQLAAKEEVCDAECFSDIIAFDVQKDVKYFAQLWEGSPPMAPPNPGYSESVQELKTIILSKASQSAGITLSQFKSKIQDLWNALMNEQFVFSFKNTLEIAVYRKLEVQYGNWTWALRSNMLTIENGLYTRIENGKLDKVELSYLHKEMNATYGEIKKAMTIYFDDERDKEILVQWRGRFESKIKEFHDDQVRGVKRKLDEVIEQKNACKKLDDKKTEFENKLLQKSKKLAHQLKDKAKDEEELKKQFNSVWSGWVREVTAGTKPIEDISYEGDLTIILQELGFEWSLIAESESSGRYKQIAEVGDYIHYVALSKDRDKENCSSPANRFFEFVSETTTKAEYYLKGYFQYEEQKLIRSLIDSIEKQSLDAIKGKPVATRGYSPIYLQEVANNVKENVTKFESKRKYALKKEFTVDLLLYVFDKAGRWLSESHKKFKMDNDAVTYVESKKMQYYNIFRSFCRGSSSAVVFGELICEKLSSSTVEAVCNKTAIDLAGEMKCSFPAFSGNRLNLEKHVLKSLAEKEDFGGFITYIRHPRSQAETFIREEVQKYIFTDNKIKAQKILKKNAEDISKLVSRALFTATEKVKIKRGGSDMWIKEFSSLLKDELTFDTICSQNFSDINNFDFLKEETEKGLVSVIKEVSSLSLDKMEEFRLKPDQILIDQLCNCCWVTCPFCAAVCTNTLQNHSPNDHSVPFHRSPAVNGMHVKNSVEMVVEFCTTNVASDLSFYPDQVSEELIPYKKYRTAGLYYANWRITPDESKLKYWTWFVCKFQNQLEDYYKLKFQGIGEIPSEWRTHSKEDAIKSLDEMFNL, from the exons ATGGAGGAAGACAATGACAACACAGGAGCTGGCGGAGGATGGGGATCTAAAATCAAACCTGTGCCTCCAGCCAACAAGAAAG TAGAAGAGATGGAGAATGTAGCTGAAATCAAGGTGAAG cagtCAGTGAAGAGCTCTGAAGAGATcaacagaaagaaacaatatCAAAGAGAAACTGAAACACTGCTTGGCAGACTTCACCTTCACGACACACATCAAAAGAAATTGTCACCAGCAGATTTTCTTAAAGTAGGTCCACCTGTGAAACAGGACCATGGCACATCAGAAAAAGAACTCGCTCATACTTTTCTTCAGAGGTTGATGATGTTAGACTACAGAGCCAGATATATTCCTGTAAGACAGGATAGAGATGAGGTGACCCATTCAAAGCCTGTTCTAGAGTGGAacactggtgacacagacgACGATGATTTAGATGCTCTTTTTAGCACCACTGTAGACTTTGACCAATCAAGACAGACTCACGTGCATCCAATGGATGTTCAAATGGCCGTATATCACTGCTCAGACAGCTTTTTCAAGCAGAACATGATTACAAAGCTATCACAATGTCAGTATGCCTTACCTTTGCTTGTTCCTGACCCAGTCACAATGGATATTGAATGTCCTCTGTGGACTTTCAggcaaataagaaaaacatggAGGGTAACTGAAATCAAAGATAATTCAAACACTGTCACCATGAAGAGCATGCCCATCTGCAAAGCTGAGACACCCATGGTGTCATTTCTCCGCCTGGGTTCACTATCTCTGTCTAAGTCACAGCTGATTAACACTTTGATCAATGAACGTCACAGCACCTTCTTCCACAGAAACTGCCCAGGTAGCACCAAGTCTCGCCATCTGATGGATGGTGTGGCAGAGATTGCCTGGTACTGCCCTGCTGGAAAACCCAATGATGCCTTCATTGACTGCATTGCCTTCTGTAATCTTCATGGTGATGCTCAGTTAATTGCAAAACAGCGTGACATACTGACTGGCAAATCTTCAGTCAATGTCATTCTTGTACCAACTTTGGGAAAAGGTGACAAAAGTACCACAGTTATCTCAGCCCTTTACAAATCTCCAAAGCCTCTCATAATTCTCATTGctgataatgatggtggtgCAGTTCAGATGAAAGAGGGAAAATACAAAATGGGTCTTCGAGACAGAAGTCAGTCAGATGTGTCTGAAGAACTGACAAAAATCATTGGAAGAATTCTGTCAGGACCACATGCATCCTTCCGGCTTGAAACCATGGCTGAAGTCTCTGGAATCAGTGTGGATGAAGATGACAAAGTCTGCCAAAAAGGAAAGTCTGCTGCGATGAAAACTGTCAACTTGCTTCAGGGGATGGATGTTTCAAAGATCAAAGATACATTTCTCCCTTGTCAAGGCCAACTGTGGCACACGTGGTGCAGAATAAACAAAGAACTGTATCACCTCAAAGGACACATTGAGAAGGAGAAATGTAAAAAGCAAAAGGAACTGATGCGAATACGACAAGATCAATGCACTGCTCCCTGTAGTAAACCGATGAAGTTGTTCACTGAAACCCTCTCGTCGTTGCCATCAACAGAAAGAGAGTATTTCCTGAGGTGGACTCAAATTTTGATTGATGCCCTCTCCACAGATGATCTGTCTTTAATTTTACAGAGCTATGATGAAAAGTGGTCTGAGGTCTTGGCTTTGAAAAAGAAGCATGACAAATCTGATCTGttaaaaagaaagcaaactgagCTTGAACACATATCAACAAAACTACAGTCTGCCACATTTGGCTTGGAGCACATCTTTAGAGAAATGGGACAGATCTATGAAGCCCATGCAtctctgcagaaacaaacaacgaGGGGACAAACTGACTGGTCTAAATACCCTGAGCTGGCTGCAGAGCTGATGATATCAGGACACCCAATGGAGCTGATGGATGGTGATGCAGGTCATGTACCTTTAATGTGGATCTCTAGTCTTTTAGATGAGGTCATCAAGAAACTGGGCGACAAgagagtttttgttttgtcagtgctGGGTGTACAAAGCAGTGGAAAATCAACAATGCTGAATGCTATGTTTGGATTACAGTTTGCAGTGAGTGCTGGCAGGTGCACCAAGGGTGCCTTCATGCAGCTGGTCAAAGTTTCAGATGAGATCAAGAAAGACTTTCACTTTGACTACATTCTAGTGGTGGACACTGAAGGACTGCGCGCTCTTGAGTTGGAGGGTAATGCCACTCTTCACCACGACAATGAACTGGCAACGTTTGTTGTTGGTCTGGGAAACATGACACTAATCAACATCTTTGGAGAAAATCCATCTGAAATGCAAGATGTTCTGCAGATTGTTGTTCAGGCTTTCATGAGGATGAAGAAAGTTCAACTTACTCcaagttgtgtgtttgttcaccAGAATGTTACAGATATTACAGCTGCAGAGAAGAACATGCATGGAAAAAGACAGCTGCAAGAAAAACTGGACAAGATGGCTCAACTAGCAGCCAAAGAGGAGGTTTGTGATGCTGAGTGCTTCAGTGACATCATTGCATTTGATGTGCAGAAAGACGTGAAATACTTTGCCCAACTATGGGAGGGAAGTCCACCTATGGCTCCTCCAAATCCAGGTTACAGTGAGAGCGTCCAAGAGCTGAAGACCATCATCCTCTCTAAAGCTTCACAGTCAGCTGGAATTACTCTCTCACAGTTCAAAAGCAAAATTCAGGACCTGTGGAATGCCCTGATGAAtgaacagtttgttttcagtttcaaaaACACACTTGAAATTGCTGTGTACAGAAAACTTGAGGTTCAGTATGGGAACTGGACCTGGGCCCTCAGGAGCAACATGTTGACTATCGAGAATGGGCTTTACACCAGAATTGAAAATGGAAAACTTGACAAGGTTGAGCTCAGTTATCTTCATAAGGAAATGAACGCAACGTacggagaaataaaaaaagcaatgaCAATATACTTTGATgatgaaagagacaaagaaataCTGGTTCAGTGGCGAGGACGATTCGAAAGCAAAATCAAGGAGTTTCATGATGACCAAGTGAGAGGAGTCAAAAGAAAACTGGATGAAGTAATTGAGCAGAAAAATGCTTGTAAAAAGCTTGATGATAAGAAGACAGAGTTTGAGAACAAACTGCTACAAAAGAGCAAAAAGCTTGCTCATCAGTTAAAGGACAAGGCAAAAGATGAAGAGGAACTTAAAAAGCAGTTCAACTCTGTTTGGAGTGGTTGGGTTCGTGAGGTAACTGCAGGTACAAAACCTATTGAGGACATCAGCTATGAAGGAGATCTGACAATTATCCTTCAGGAGCTTGGTTTTGAATGGTCTCTTATCGCTGAATCTGAAAGCAGTGGCAGGTACAAACAAATAGCAGAGGTGGGTGATTACATTCATTATGTGGCTCTCAGCAAGGACAGGGATAAAGAAAATTGTTCTAGTCCTGCAAACAGATTCTTTGAATTTGTTTCGGAAACAACTACAAAAGCAGAATATTACCTTAAGGGGTATTTTCAGTATGAAGAACAGAAACTGATCAGATCCCTCATTGACAGCATTGAAAAACAGTCCCTTGATGCAATCAAGGGCAAACCTGTCGCTACAAGAGGCTACAGTCCAATTTACTTGCAAGAAGTGGCCAACAATGTCAaagaaaatgtgacaaaatttgAATCAAAGAGGAAATATGCTCTAAAGAAGGAGTTTACAGTTGATcttttactgtatgtgtttgacAAGGCAGGAAGATGGCTTTCAGAGTCCCATAAGAAATTCAAAATGGACAATGATGCAGTCACTTATGTAGAAAGCAAGAAAATGCAATATTACAACATTTTCAGAAGCTTCTGCAGAGGAAGCTCATCTGCTGTTGTGTTTGGAGAACTGATCTGTGAGAAACTGAGTAGTTCCACTGTTGAGGCTGTCTGTAACAAGACTGCTATTGATCTTGCTGGAGAGATGAAGTGCAGTTTCCCAGCATTCAGTGGGAACAGGTTGAACTTGGAGAAACACGTGCTGAAATCACTGGCTGAGAAAGAGGACTTTGGTGGTTTTATCACCTACATCCGACACCCAAGGAGCCAAGCAGAGACCTTTATAAGAGAGGAAGTACAGAAATACATCTTCACAGACAACAAAATTAAAGCAcagaaaatactaaaaaaaaatgctgaagaCATCAGTAAGCTTGTGAGTCGAGCTTTATTCACTGCAACAGAGAAAGTCAAAATCAAGAGAGGAGGCTCAGACATGTGGATAAAGGAGTTTTCCAGTTTGCTAAAAGATGAGCTAACATTTGACACCATTTGCTCTCAGAACTTCAGTGACATAAACAATTTTGACTTCCTTaaagaagagacagagaaaggccTTGTATCTGTCATAAAGGAAGTGAGCAGCCTCTCGCTGGACAAGATGGAGGAATTCAGGCTGAAACCCGATCAAATTCTCATCGATCAACTGTGCAACTGCTGCTGGGTAACATGTCCTTTCTGTGCAGCTGTTTGTACCAACACGCTGCAAAATCACAGTCCCAATGACCACAGCGTTCCTTTTCATCGATCTCCTGCAGTCAATGGTATGCACGTAAAAAACTCAGTGGAAATGGTTGTTGAGTTCTGCACAACAAATGTTGCAAGTGATTTAAGCTTTTACCCAGATCAAGTTTCAGAAGAGCTTATTCCCTACAAGAAGTACCGTACTGCTGGCCTCTATTATGCAAACTGGAGAATCACCCCTGATGAGTCCAAGCTGAAATATTGGACATGGTTTGTGTGCAAATTTCAGAATCAACTGGAGGACTACTATAAATTAAAATTCCAAGGCATTGGTGAAATTCCCAGCGAGTGGAGAACACACTCCAAGGAAGACGCCATTAAAAGTCTGGATGAAATGTTCAATCTGTGA
- the LOC125879887 gene encoding interferon-induced very large GTPase 1-like isoform X14, giving the protein MLGQQNIDKFPLNQEIHAFLLLLPNGLHTSHYSSGVQWLEKAFGKGILSYVMTVVTHDSDEKCKSALTDLKAHSSFVEKRYHTCTRSMMDENEIIALLEKIDAMVFENDHQCYSGLCDEKKEQKKHLDHKAHKGERIDSSVFQQNQIVEEMENVAEIKVKQSVKSSEEINRKKQYQRETETLLGRLHLHDTHQKKLSPADFLKVGPPVKQDHGTSEKELAHTFLQRLMMLDYRARYIPVRQDRDEVTHSKPVLEWNTGDTDDDDLDALFSTTVDFDQSRQTHVHPMDVQMAVYHCSDSFFKQNMITKLSQCQYALPLLVPDPVTMDIECPLWTFRQIRKTWRVTEIKDNSNTVTMKSMPICKAETPMVSFLRLGSLSLSKSQLINTLINERHSTFFHRNCPGSTKSRHLMDGVAEIAWYCPAGKPNDAFIDCIAFCNLHGDAQLIAKQRDILTGKSSVNVILVPTLGKGDKSTTVISALYKSPKPLIILIADNDGGAVQMKEGKYKMGLRDRSQSDVSEELTKIIGRILSGPHASFRLETMAEVSGISVDEDDKVCQKGKSAAMKTVNLLQGMDVSKIKDTFLPCQGQLWHTWCRINKELYHLKGHIEKEKCKKQKELMRIRQDQCTAPCSKPMKLFTETLSSLPSTEREYFLRWTQILIDALSTDDLSLILQSYDEKWSEVLALKKKHDKSDLLKRKQTELEHISTKLQSATFGLEHIFREMGQIYEAHASLQKQTTRGQTDWSKYPELAAELMISGHPMELMDGDAGHVPLMWISSLLDEVIKKLGDKRVFVLSVLGVQSSGKSTMLNAMFGLQFAVSAGRCTKGAFMQLVKVSDEIKKDFHFDYILVVDTEGLRALELEGNATLHHDNELATFVVGLGNMTLINIFGENPSEMQDVLQIVVQAFMRMKKVQLTPSCVFVHQNVTDITAAEKNMHGKRQLQEKLDKMAQLAAKEEVCDAECFSDIIAFDVQKDVKYFAQLWEGSPPMAPPNPGYSESVQELKTIILSKASQSAGITLSQFKSKIQDLWNALMNEQFVFSFKNTLEIAVYRKLEVQYGNWTWALRSNMLTIENGLYTRIENGKLDKVELSYLHKEMNATYGEIKKAMTIYFDDERDKEILVQWRGRFESKIKEFHDDQVRGVKRKLDEVIEQKNACKKLDDKKTEFENKLLQKSKKLAHQLKDKAKDEEELKKQFNSVWSGWVREVTAGTKPIEDISYEGDLTIILQELGFEWSLIAESESSGRYKQIAEVGDYIHYVALSKDRDKENCSSPANRFFEFVSETTTKAEYYLKGYFQYEEQKLIRSLIDSIEKQSLDAIKGKPVATRGYSPIYLQEVANNVKENVTKFESKRKYALKKEFTVDLLLYVFDKAGRWLSESHKKFKMDNDAVTYVESKKMQYYNIFRSFCRGSSSAVVFGELICEKLSSSTVEAVCNKTAIDLAGEMKCSFPAFSGNRLNLEKHVLKSLAEKEDFGGFITYIRHPRSQAETFIREEVQKYIFTDNKIKAQKILKKNAEDISKLVSRALFTATEKVKIKRGGSDMWIKEFSSLLKDELTFDTICSQNFSDINNFDFLKEETEKGLVSVIKEVSSLSLDKMEEFRLKPDQILIDQLCNCCWVTCPFCAAVCTNTLQNHSPNDHSVPFHRSPAVNGMHVKNSVEMVVEFCTTNVASDLSFYPDQVSEELIPYKKYRTAGLYYANWRITPDESKLKYWTWFVCKFQNQLEDYYKLKFQGIGEIPSEWRTHSKEDAIKSLDEMFNL; this is encoded by the exons ATGCTTGGCCAACAAAACATTGACAAATTCCCATTAAATCAGGAAATTCATGCATTTCTCTTACTATTACCAAATGGTCTGCATACAAGCCATTACAGTTCAGGAGTGCAGTGGTTAGAAAAGGCTTTTGGGAAAGGAATACTTTCTTATGTAATGACAGTTGTGACTCATGACTCagatgaaaaatgtaaaagtgcACTGACTGATCTGAAAGCCCACAGCAGTTTTGTTGAAAAAAGATACCACACATGTACAAGAAGTATGATGGATGAAAATGAGATAATAGCTCTCCTTGAAAAAATAGACGCCATGGTCTTTGAAAATGATCACCAGTGCTACAGTGGACTGTGTGATGAGAAAAAAGAGCAGAAAAAACACCTAGACCACAAAGCCCACAAAGGAGAAAGGATCGATTCCTCAGTGTTTCAGCAAAATCAAATAG TAGAAGAGATGGAGAATGTAGCTGAAATCAAGGTGAAG cagtCAGTGAAGAGCTCTGAAGAGATcaacagaaagaaacaatatCAAAGAGAAACTGAAACACTGCTTGGCAGACTTCACCTTCACGACACACATCAAAAGAAATTGTCACCAGCAGATTTTCTTAAAGTAGGTCCACCTGTGAAACAGGACCATGGCACATCAGAAAAAGAACTCGCTCATACTTTTCTTCAGAGGTTGATGATGTTAGACTACAGAGCCAGATATATTCCTGTAAGACAGGATAGAGATGAGGTGACCCATTCAAAGCCTGTTCTAGAGTGGAacactggtgacacagacgACGATGATTTAGATGCTCTTTTTAGCACCACTGTAGACTTTGACCAATCAAGACAGACTCACGTGCATCCAATGGATGTTCAAATGGCCGTATATCACTGCTCAGACAGCTTTTTCAAGCAGAACATGATTACAAAGCTATCACAATGTCAGTATGCCTTACCTTTGCTTGTTCCTGACCCAGTCACAATGGATATTGAATGTCCTCTGTGGACTTTCAggcaaataagaaaaacatggAGGGTAACTGAAATCAAAGATAATTCAAACACTGTCACCATGAAGAGCATGCCCATCTGCAAAGCTGAGACACCCATGGTGTCATTTCTCCGCCTGGGTTCACTATCTCTGTCTAAGTCACAGCTGATTAACACTTTGATCAATGAACGTCACAGCACCTTCTTCCACAGAAACTGCCCAGGTAGCACCAAGTCTCGCCATCTGATGGATGGTGTGGCAGAGATTGCCTGGTACTGCCCTGCTGGAAAACCCAATGATGCCTTCATTGACTGCATTGCCTTCTGTAATCTTCATGGTGATGCTCAGTTAATTGCAAAACAGCGTGACATACTGACTGGCAAATCTTCAGTCAATGTCATTCTTGTACCAACTTTGGGAAAAGGTGACAAAAGTACCACAGTTATCTCAGCCCTTTACAAATCTCCAAAGCCTCTCATAATTCTCATTGctgataatgatggtggtgCAGTTCAGATGAAAGAGGGAAAATACAAAATGGGTCTTCGAGACAGAAGTCAGTCAGATGTGTCTGAAGAACTGACAAAAATCATTGGAAGAATTCTGTCAGGACCACATGCATCCTTCCGGCTTGAAACCATGGCTGAAGTCTCTGGAATCAGTGTGGATGAAGATGACAAAGTCTGCCAAAAAGGAAAGTCTGCTGCGATGAAAACTGTCAACTTGCTTCAGGGGATGGATGTTTCAAAGATCAAAGATACATTTCTCCCTTGTCAAGGCCAACTGTGGCACACGTGGTGCAGAATAAACAAAGAACTGTATCACCTCAAAGGACACATTGAGAAGGAGAAATGTAAAAAGCAAAAGGAACTGATGCGAATACGACAAGATCAATGCACTGCTCCCTGTAGTAAACCGATGAAGTTGTTCACTGAAACCCTCTCGTCGTTGCCATCAACAGAAAGAGAGTATTTCCTGAGGTGGACTCAAATTTTGATTGATGCCCTCTCCACAGATGATCTGTCTTTAATTTTACAGAGCTATGATGAAAAGTGGTCTGAGGTCTTGGCTTTGAAAAAGAAGCATGACAAATCTGATCTGttaaaaagaaagcaaactgagCTTGAACACATATCAACAAAACTACAGTCTGCCACATTTGGCTTGGAGCACATCTTTAGAGAAATGGGACAGATCTATGAAGCCCATGCAtctctgcagaaacaaacaacgaGGGGACAAACTGACTGGTCTAAATACCCTGAGCTGGCTGCAGAGCTGATGATATCAGGACACCCAATGGAGCTGATGGATGGTGATGCAGGTCATGTACCTTTAATGTGGATCTCTAGTCTTTTAGATGAGGTCATCAAGAAACTGGGCGACAAgagagtttttgttttgtcagtgctGGGTGTACAAAGCAGTGGAAAATCAACAATGCTGAATGCTATGTTTGGATTACAGTTTGCAGTGAGTGCTGGCAGGTGCACCAAGGGTGCCTTCATGCAGCTGGTCAAAGTTTCAGATGAGATCAAGAAAGACTTTCACTTTGACTACATTCTAGTGGTGGACACTGAAGGACTGCGCGCTCTTGAGTTGGAGGGTAATGCCACTCTTCACCACGACAATGAACTGGCAACGTTTGTTGTTGGTCTGGGAAACATGACACTAATCAACATCTTTGGAGAAAATCCATCTGAAATGCAAGATGTTCTGCAGATTGTTGTTCAGGCTTTCATGAGGATGAAGAAAGTTCAACTTACTCcaagttgtgtgtttgttcaccAGAATGTTACAGATATTACAGCTGCAGAGAAGAACATGCATGGAAAAAGACAGCTGCAAGAAAAACTGGACAAGATGGCTCAACTAGCAGCCAAAGAGGAGGTTTGTGATGCTGAGTGCTTCAGTGACATCATTGCATTTGATGTGCAGAAAGACGTGAAATACTTTGCCCAACTATGGGAGGGAAGTCCACCTATGGCTCCTCCAAATCCAGGTTACAGTGAGAGCGTCCAAGAGCTGAAGACCATCATCCTCTCTAAAGCTTCACAGTCAGCTGGAATTACTCTCTCACAGTTCAAAAGCAAAATTCAGGACCTGTGGAATGCCCTGATGAAtgaacagtttgttttcagtttcaaaaACACACTTGAAATTGCTGTGTACAGAAAACTTGAGGTTCAGTATGGGAACTGGACCTGGGCCCTCAGGAGCAACATGTTGACTATCGAGAATGGGCTTTACACCAGAATTGAAAATGGAAAACTTGACAAGGTTGAGCTCAGTTATCTTCATAAGGAAATGAACGCAACGTacggagaaataaaaaaagcaatgaCAATATACTTTGATgatgaaagagacaaagaaataCTGGTTCAGTGGCGAGGACGATTCGAAAGCAAAATCAAGGAGTTTCATGATGACCAAGTGAGAGGAGTCAAAAGAAAACTGGATGAAGTAATTGAGCAGAAAAATGCTTGTAAAAAGCTTGATGATAAGAAGACAGAGTTTGAGAACAAACTGCTACAAAAGAGCAAAAAGCTTGCTCATCAGTTAAAGGACAAGGCAAAAGATGAAGAGGAACTTAAAAAGCAGTTCAACTCTGTTTGGAGTGGTTGGGTTCGTGAGGTAACTGCAGGTACAAAACCTATTGAGGACATCAGCTATGAAGGAGATCTGACAATTATCCTTCAGGAGCTTGGTTTTGAATGGTCTCTTATCGCTGAATCTGAAAGCAGTGGCAGGTACAAACAAATAGCAGAGGTGGGTGATTACATTCATTATGTGGCTCTCAGCAAGGACAGGGATAAAGAAAATTGTTCTAGTCCTGCAAACAGATTCTTTGAATTTGTTTCGGAAACAACTACAAAAGCAGAATATTACCTTAAGGGGTATTTTCAGTATGAAGAACAGAAACTGATCAGATCCCTCATTGACAGCATTGAAAAACAGTCCCTTGATGCAATCAAGGGCAAACCTGTCGCTACAAGAGGCTACAGTCCAATTTACTTGCAAGAAGTGGCCAACAATGTCAaagaaaatgtgacaaaatttgAATCAAAGAGGAAATATGCTCTAAAGAAGGAGTTTACAGTTGATcttttactgtatgtgtttgacAAGGCAGGAAGATGGCTTTCAGAGTCCCATAAGAAATTCAAAATGGACAATGATGCAGTCACTTATGTAGAAAGCAAGAAAATGCAATATTACAACATTTTCAGAAGCTTCTGCAGAGGAAGCTCATCTGCTGTTGTGTTTGGAGAACTGATCTGTGAGAAACTGAGTAGTTCCACTGTTGAGGCTGTCTGTAACAAGACTGCTATTGATCTTGCTGGAGAGATGAAGTGCAGTTTCCCAGCATTCAGTGGGAACAGGTTGAACTTGGAGAAACACGTGCTGAAATCACTGGCTGAGAAAGAGGACTTTGGTGGTTTTATCACCTACATCCGACACCCAAGGAGCCAAGCAGAGACCTTTATAAGAGAGGAAGTACAGAAATACATCTTCACAGACAACAAAATTAAAGCAcagaaaatactaaaaaaaaatgctgaagaCATCAGTAAGCTTGTGAGTCGAGCTTTATTCACTGCAACAGAGAAAGTCAAAATCAAGAGAGGAGGCTCAGACATGTGGATAAAGGAGTTTTCCAGTTTGCTAAAAGATGAGCTAACATTTGACACCATTTGCTCTCAGAACTTCAGTGACATAAACAATTTTGACTTCCTTaaagaagagacagagaaaggccTTGTATCTGTCATAAAGGAAGTGAGCAGCCTCTCGCTGGACAAGATGGAGGAATTCAGGCTGAAACCCGATCAAATTCTCATCGATCAACTGTGCAACTGCTGCTGGGTAACATGTCCTTTCTGTGCAGCTGTTTGTACCAACACGCTGCAAAATCACAGTCCCAATGACCACAGCGTTCCTTTTCATCGATCTCCTGCAGTCAATGGTATGCACGTAAAAAACTCAGTGGAAATGGTTGTTGAGTTCTGCACAACAAATGTTGCAAGTGATTTAAGCTTTTACCCAGATCAAGTTTCAGAAGAGCTTATTCCCTACAAGAAGTACCGTACTGCTGGCCTCTATTATGCAAACTGGAGAATCACCCCTGATGAGTCCAAGCTGAAATATTGGACATGGTTTGTGTGCAAATTTCAGAATCAACTGGAGGACTACTATAAATTAAAATTCCAAGGCATTGGTGAAATTCCCAGCGAGTGGAGAACACACTCCAAGGAAGACGCCATTAAAAGTCTGGATGAAATGTTCAATCTGTGA